The Miscanthus floridulus cultivar M001 chromosome 6, ASM1932011v1, whole genome shotgun sequence genomic interval GTGGCTGCCAAGATTCCAAAGCAAAGGTGGCGACACTTCAACGGGTCGTAATCTACACGTTCTAGAACATTTGGAAGGAAAGGAATAGGAGGATTTTCCAGAATAGCTCCATGTACGCAAGGCAAGTGGCCTCTAGAGCCAAAGAAGACATCAAACTACACGAGAGGGTGTTTAATAACAATTTCAGTTAGTCCCACTTTTGCCGGTGCTCCCCTAGCGGAGAAAATGAGTTCGTTGTGTGCCCTTTGGGGCACTCATGCCTTTGGCTTTTCTGTACATAAACTCTTTTTCCTATCTTAATTgagaggcagagctcctgccatgtTTTCAAAAAAAAGTAAATGGTCCCATAGTTTGAGGTCCATCTCATCATGTTTCTTTAAACACCATGACTACCTTCAAAGTTACCAAATCATATTCTTATTAGCATAACAACATAAGGGGATGAATTGTTTACATATTTGCATATTATGTTCCCTCAAATAGAAGGTTTGCACCATTTTTTAATTATACCTTAAATGTCTTGACTTGCTAATATATAATGAtcagtggcgaatctaggattttgtCTCAGGGTATGCCGCCAAAAAAATTCATATACAATTCGGTAAATCCATTTCAGCAATTCGGTAATAACAATAAAATTGACAACATGATTCGGTATATATGCACTAAATAACAcaataaggcttaaattcatgGATTAAGTTCAAATCATCCACTGAGTatagtataaatagttcaaaagccatATCAATAATTAGAATAAGGCATAAAAGAGAACCATAGACTTACAATGCTATTTTTGTGACTATTTTATTCGACGTTTTCGAAGAGACATAAATGTATTGATTATATCATCTCCatcaacttcaaagaaaatatcccgctcaatGAAAGTGATTAGACAATCATCCAAAATACTATCTCCCATCTTATTTCTTAACTTTGTTTTCACAAAAACCATTACAGAAAATTCCCTTCCAACACTTGCCATTGCCACAGgtagaagcaataccaatttgagGAGGTCATAAACCATATCGTATACTTTGTGCCTCTTTGTTTCAATAAGCTTAATCgagagatcaacaatattgtctagacctttgaagctatcatcatgtctcatgtcatcaatataattatctagctgcaactcaagtttgagcaaattattatttgaGAACTCCTTTGGGTAGAACTCAGCTAGTCTACGTAGCTTTTGTGCATCAAAAGAAGCAAATGACTTGAAAGGACTGAAGGCCGACATACAAGACAACAACTCCATATTAATCTCATCAAACCGATTATCAAGTTCTTGACTtatttgatcaatgacaccaataTATACTTCTCTTCTAAAGTGGTCATCATTGGTTTGCTTTTGGGCACGACCTTTCCTTGCTGATTTTCCATAAGGAACATAATCACCATCCATAGCAGgaacttcaacaccatgtttaTCGCAAAATGAAGTGACCTTCTCAAGAAAATTATCCCAGCCATCAGACCTCAATTCTTGCATTCTTTtctttgccacattaacaagtgatattgcattaagaatatcttggtcccttctttgcaaacactcagataactcatttgtatatccaagaataatatacattaagtgtgcaaagaaaacaaactcaaagtTCTCAAATGCTCCGGTCACAAAATGTATTTTGGTCCAATCATCCTTATATGCAGGATCATCCCCAAGATCAACCAGTACATCATGGATTGCTTCATACATAGTAATGATGCTGCATACAGTTTTGTAATGAGATCCCTATCGAGTATCTCCAGGCCTAGGCAAACCCATCTCTTGATGTAATCTAGTTCCAGATTCAATTTCACCACAGTCAAGTGCTTTCTTGACATTCTCAAGCCTAGCATTTCTAAGCATGTCATGACGCTTACAGGAAACTCCAACAATATTCAACAAGATAGATATTTGATCAAAAAAAGTCTTGCAATCAGTATTTCCCTtggcaacaacaacaagaaccaaTTGAAGTTGATAAGCAAAACAATGAATATAATAAGCAGAAGGTGATTCTTGCATGATCAATGTTTTCAACcctttaatatctcctttcatgttGCTAGCCCCATCATATCCTTGACCATGGATTTGAGTCATAGTCAAGCCATGACTAACAAGTAAAGCTTCAATTGCATCCTTAAGTGATAAAgaggtagtatcatctacatgaacaactccaataaaatacTCACATGGCCTTCCCAATTTATCTACATAACGCAAGCAaagagctagttgttctttatgtgatatatcactagactcatcagttaaaattgcatagggctcatcactaagttcttcaattattttctttctagtttctagggcacaacagtgaataatTTACTTTTGTATGTCTGAGGTAGTTAAGGTACAGTTACCTGGAGCATTGTCCAAAACATACTTCTTCACTATTTCcggcaagaaatttcaaaagttcaatgaagttccctctgttgctagattcttcactttcatcatgtccaTGAAACGCCAACccttgatgcaaaagaaacttgatacacCTAAGTGAATAAGTCAAAATTTTCTTATAAAGACAAAGATCCTCGTCACTCCACTtctcaatattataatcaattgctaCCTTGGGATTTGTAAAGCCAATGTATCTCTCTTGAGCTGCAATATGTGCCTTAGAACCCATATGTTTGCGAAGTGCTTTCTCTTCTATATTCCAATTCTTCTAGCCATCAACAGTAAATGTGTCTGACCCAGTACCCTTCTTGAACAAATAGCATATGAAGCAAAACACAGCATCCTTCTTAATACTATACTCAAGCCAATCATTATTATACATCCAACAATAGTTGAATCCCCGATCCCTATCTGAAATCTTTCTTTTTGGAAAATCATGTGCAAAAGGTTTGAATGGACCTTTAATAATACATGCTCTTCGaattgcatcttgatcattaacaGGATATTTTAGAATAGGATGTCTTTCACCTGGATCATGTGGAAGGCGATTGGTGTCATAAACTCGTGGCAGTGAAGACGGTTGTGGCAGTGGCATAGGATTTATAATTT includes:
- the LOC136460499 gene encoding uncharacterized protein, which produces MYEAIHDVLVDLGDDPAYKDDWTKIHFVTGAFENFEFVFFAHLMYIILGYTNELSECLQRRDQDILNAISLVNVAKKRMQELRSDGWDNFLEKVTSFCDKHGVEVPAMDGDYVPYGKSARKGRAQKQTNDDHFRREVYIGVIDQISQELDNRFDEINMELLSCMSAFSPFKSFASFDAQKLRRLAEFYPKEFSNNNLLKLELQLDNYIDDMRHDDSFKGLDNIVDLSIKLIETKRHKVYDMVYDLLKLVLLLPVAMASVGREFSVMVFVKTKLRNKMGDSILDDCLITFIERDIFFEVDGDDIINTFMSLRKRRIK